DNA sequence from the Amycolatopsis sp. Hca4 genome:
TCGTGCTGCCGCCGTAGGTGCTGCAGCCGGCCACCAGGCCGGCCCCGAAGACCGCGAGGGCGGTGCGGCGCGCCAGCACCGGGTCCACGTCGTCGTTCCGCACTTTTCGTCCTCCGCAGGCTAGAAGGTCAGGCCGGACTGCGTGAAGAACCACAACGACGCGCTCAGCCAGAGCCCGACCAGCGCCGTGAAGACCAGGCCGCCGAGCACCGGGAGCGACCAGCCGGGCGCGCCGTCCTTGCGCAGCAGCAGCATCTTCGCCACGAACACGCCGTAGAAGAAACACCCGAGCAGGGAGTGCAGCAGGACGCGCAGGTCGAACGCCTGGAACCCGAGTGCGTAGAGGCAGTGCATCGCGACCGGGATCGACACGAGGAAGGCCAGCCGTCCCGACCACCGGTGCACCGGGGCGACCCACGCGGGGGCGGCGCCGCCGAGCTTGCCGTACAAGGCCAGTGCCGAGCCGAGCTGGACGAGGGCGAGCAGCACGACGACCGTGGCGAGCCACGCCTTCACCGACTGCGTGCTCGAGAAGCCCGCCAGGTTCA
Encoded proteins:
- a CDS encoding DUF6529 family protein, with translation MAAPATGRRAAGALVVPLVAGAAVSVALGVYGGLHTPTEVAVNLAGFSSTQSVKAWLATVVVLLALVQLGSALALYGKLGGAAPAWVAPVHRWSGRLAFLVSIPVAMHCLYALGFQAFDLRVLLHSLLGCFFYGVFVAKMLLLRKDGAPGWSLPVLGGLVFTALVGLWLSASLWFFTQSGLTF